CTTACCTACGTTACATCTTAGTATTCTGTTGTACATGTGCCTATTGAATAATAATCTGTGTAGGGTTCTTAAGAcagaaaaatctaaatataagaGCTTGGTTTCAcaacttttcatatttttttagttgcATCAGGAAAAAGCAGTAAAGCTCGTTGTAGTGTGGCTTCAGCTCCAAGCAGCTCATTGGCTTCTGGTAATTATTATCAtccatttttacttttgaccATACTTTGCTTTTCTTGTGTGGTTTAAGACTTCAAACCGTGACAGAAAAAGCTGTAGAACCcataatatattcaattatGCTCATATAAGAAAGAGATATGCATATTAGATATAGCCAaaccttcaaaattttaagaaaacattttaaaatgggAGAgagtaaataagtaatttttcaatttttaaattctattcaaatgaagaaatatgttttacacatatttcttgtattaatttaatgtacctacacattttttgtacaataaagttatctCATATACAGGTAGTAGTGATAGGTCATCAAAAAGTTCCTCTGGAGGCAATCCAGTCTGCCCGAGGGAGACACCAAATTGGCAGAAACCAATCACCaacttctttataaataaggaGACGGACAGGAGGGCTCCTGAGCCTGATCCTGATGAAGAATCGGGTAAGTTCCCTAAAGTCGGTGTGACTTAGccaatgattatttttctgaTCTAGATTGATTAGTGTAGATTTTTGATAGGAGCTAATTGATTACTTAATTATCTTCTTGTGACACTGTCCTTTTGCTTGGATTTCACAATTTCTTACTTGTATGTTACCTGTGGAGACTTTTAATTGGCTCTGTTTCCTACTGTTATTTCTGTGTTTTTGTTACTTAGCTGTAAATCTTcctaaatagtaataaataaatatataaagtgaGTCGAAgcattcattcagaaattagaccttcactgGCACTCTGTTCAATAGTACAAAGTACAAGACAATCAAGGTATGGTGCTCGCACTGGCATCCCCAAAAGTAAtttagttttcgagtttatcacATTCATACAGAAAGATGTActtcctttttattataaaatgtaaagattgtgtgaaaattaataaaaaaaaaactgaattatATTCTCCACAGCAACATCTTCAAAATCCAAACCGAAGCGCAACATTATAGAATCAGACGAAGAAGAGGAACCACCAAAGAATAAAGAATTAGATGAATCTATCATCCTCGAGCCATTGACCGGGGAGAATAGTCACAAACTTGACGAGTATTACCCCAAAAACGGGGAAAAAGGTAAGGGAGTAGGCAAGAAAACGAAAGGGAAGGAGAACGTTGATAGTAACACAAGGAAGAGGGATTTGGAGGAAGTTGAGGAAGAGCAAGCAAgtaagaaaactaaaatttgttgatttaaaagattttaggTAGAGTTTAATTGATATTGGTTATTTAGATGACCTTTTTTCTTACGAGTCCCAACATAATGAACAATCTTCTGTACTAATTGTTGAATTTAGTTGAAACAAACTGTTAACACTACTTTAACATTGttgtcaatttcttttttttttactagttgTTTGCCGCGAACACgataaattttcacaaaaaaacatttatgtgaaaatttatCGTGTTGTTTTtacagtgtttttttttaaattgaaataacttaaaaatttcatcatattttGACCAgaattcaaacaaacaaacatacatacatagaaaaaatgtatttttgccccaagttcaTTTGTAGGTAATTGAAagatttaaattgataaaaatgtcatgACGGCGGTAACGTGCCtcttaaaaatgaaatataaaatcttactTCATTGccttaaaataatgatttaaattatgttatgaaataagtattattgatTTTCTAATCGCTATAGTTAAGTATTGTTTGCTAgaagaaaattgttgttttcggaagtttccaattttttgttttgttgagAAGTCTATTTCTCACGTAATCTACGTTATTTTAGCAATTTTCTCAATATTCTTTTTACAAGGGTAGTAGTACGAAGTATGGGATTGCTTTTCACTTCtgactatcgagtcgattccgCTTTCCTTTTTCAGAGGTCGATTCGaatgagacgcagcgaaccaatcacattgcggcgTGGTTGTCGTTGCATCACAATgacgcactgtgattggttagctgcgtctcactgtgAATCGATTCAATAGTGAGATAAATAGcgaagtcgcactacgcatcTAGGATTTAGCTGTTTCTATTGtgaatttacttaaaaaccttcataaaataattgaagaaattaattaaattgtacgGTCCAAAACTTCAAACCATACTTACTACACCTTACTTCGATTGCTTGAGAATTGGACCTCAGGATACTGGGACTTCATAAAGGAAATCttaatgtatatttgtgtAGTTATGTTCTTGTGTACCAATTGTTAAATAGTGTTATGTTTGAtatgaaataaagtttgtacataataatcatgtttgtttaatttgtatgGTCAATTCTTGTTATTAAAGTTCCCTGAGTGTCccagagcactgtcccggattaCATggggcgtgggttcaattcccgttCAATACGGTAgatgacaaatttttattttggtgactATTCAAAGGCCCCTTGTATTATAAACACCAGCGAAGAAAATActatgataatgacaatgctttcgaaggaaacatttttggactcgtccaaactcTACTGACGAATATAAATgattgacaattttttttattgtcaataaagaactcgaaaaaaatatatcgatattttagAAACAGATtatttgaaatcaattttgatATTGTGGCACTAAATTCAGCTCGGATGGTAATCCACAATATTGCTGTCTCGCTAGGGTACAGACTGTACAGTACAGTCAgcgaaaaaaatcaaatgagggcgctgtctcctgtcgCCTGGCAACGTTGGatgtctaaattaaaatcattcagaaattagaccttcatcacaggcaatttttctcgtaattttttatatttatagttatttcccacaagctacaaactactggcatttcggaacgaccgctgctgagaagaaatgccgaaggAAACTCATTCAGTGTtggttggtccctatcatgcctgattggcttaccattattgtttcttacaatgtttttcctaataataaataaaagtacataatgtacatagtcaagaGGTATATCAAGACAGGTTATGAATGTGAACCGAGtgctgatatatatatatatcagcaCTCGTATcacacatatatatgtatatatattttatcttatcgTTAGGtgtggcagcacccgttctatcaaccaatcttgactattataatttgtgttgCAATGGGAAAAAGACGTAGTTGTAAAAAACAGTCtccttcactttcttgacagattATAGtagacatttgaaaaaaaataaaacttaatatgagtcttatatctttattatttaaaactaaggtTCAAAATGTTTGGTAGAAAACTGGAAAACTACAAATACAGCGGATATAAAcgttacattattataattagtggTACAAAACCAAACTATTTTCTGATATAGTTTCATCTTAAAGTAGAAATCTTAACACAAAACTtactgtatattttattataaataaaaaataaaaaaattgggaaaatattataataaataaacacaattttaatgtcattttaaaatgatgtCCTACAGTACACACGCACCTTAGAAGagtatgaatattatttaatataagacgtgtatttttagtataaattAGAAACTGTgttggtccagtggttaagaccgccCGTGATCGAAATGTTTGAATCCttctcgtgccacacgagtttgtatttgtataccaatgtaACTCATGTATCAGaacataataattgttttcatcgtccaccacttgcttccggtgaagggaaacatcgtgaggaaacctgcacactggtggacagtttaagttcactagtgtgtatgtgcCGCCActattaagtaggtaggttgtcgtaagtcatgtcagacagctttaggcgacttaaatctgacaccaacAATATGgcgataacacactcgaaaagaacaagtacagtcaacagcacatcaagcatagcggcgagtttgcaatgaatttggcgtgaaaaaatatttaaaattacattttcattaaaattccGTATAAAACTTGCAATTTAGAACAACGggcaaaacaatttttaaaagtttacaaCATCTTTTTCGACAATATAAATtgcattaaaacaaaaagccATCGTACTACAGGAcatcatacataatattttaaaaaataataaatctattttcaatcgtggttatacattttaattctttataacTAATAgtaatacttatttgtatattgctatatcataattattgaTCGATATTATTTTAGCTTTTTTGTTCTAGCAAAACtgaacatatacataaaagaTAATAGTGAACCTTATGCAGTTCGAAATAAGATGTTAATTAGGTCAGAATAGACAAATAAGGAACATATCATTAagagctattaaaaaaaaattggattttatgtgtatattatatagtgttatatgttgtatgtatttaaaagatttttccGTTAAAGaccttattttttcataaaaacaagcaatatttgttttttttttttaattttgaatataaaatatgtcttcgTAGCAATATTTTCGAAGAAagtcacaaaattataatatataaaattatagttcaaactgaacaaaaataatttcggccaataatataaaattgattcaaACCACTATGCAATtcgtaaaaatgtttatttactaaactttgtttattaaaatgtcttAATGCAAAATCAATGTTtcctgaaaaaaatgttttttggcGTTCATGAATCGTGgtcattttcaaaacaaatatgatttttttaagtacaaATGTAATTTGGTTATACGTTTACAGCCCaagtgtaaaaataacaaaatatctttttacGTGTCCCACAGTTGTTTGCATCTTATACTTCTTAAACTATAttctaatacaattttaaatattaaaactacataATATTCGTAGCAATTTTGAGCTGCACCTAAATCGATGGGACTTGTGTCAATAAATAGACCGTAATCTTCAggaaaaacttgaaaatgttACTATTGAGaatatacgttttttttttatattctagaAAAGTTATCAATACTTATTGATTATGTGAATGTTTAAGttgtatatagtaattttttttattattaataaaaaacgtctaaatatctatattaaaatttggcTGCATTATTGTTCTATAcaaacaaatgtcaaaattcttatgaactatatttttataaatagatttctAAGATTACAAGTCgcgatatattaaaaaaaaacaatcaaaaaatgaatattataaaaatacaatgtaatcCACAAAACATGTTATGGAGAGAGTCGAAAAAAACTCGaatcataatattacatacagataattttaattgtacgCCGGCTACACTCTTATCGGCAAATAAAACGATCAACTTtagcggattcggtatacattgctaaTGTTCACGCACtcgcgtcggcgtgtgtccGAGTTCGACGATCGTAGCCGGCATTAAATGGAGCGCAATTTAAACGTTCACGCTATTTATCAACAGACGCGTATAAAGTCACGgtatattcacaaaaaaatgaaaacacgCTGCAAGCTgtagtatgttttgtctctttctatcaatgtcaaatattataaagtacgatagtgacaaaacattagCATAACTTTgagttttttgtatattatttattgtttctctgTGTGACCTTGAGTTTCGCGACATCTGACTGTCTATCCGGGAAGAGATAAAGTGAtagattttttcataaaattcaaataatcaCAATTTTGGCAAATAATGTCCTCATTcattctaaattataataaaaataagtatagaaaaaatatacgaacaaaaaaaaccttaatttGCCGACACAAAGGgactatataatatgtaattattaataactaattgcgccccggggcttcgctccgaTGGGAATTTCCGGATAGAAAGTACCtcatatgttattccaggttattctacccgtgtaccaaattacataacaaaccgtccagtagattttgcgtgagagtaacgaacatacacacacacatcctcaaaaactttcgcatttataatatgagtagAATGATAATACAAGCAAATGAGCCACCAAATTGATAAATCACATCCATATAACTTAAATCTACGCGtgtttttcgaaataaatatgttgacGGTCCGCacctgaaaaacaaaaatatttttgttatttttcccGGATGAAAGTTACCCTacgtccttctccgtacttcaaactacatgtgtgcacaatttcaagaagattggttgagtagatagagcgtggagaggtaacaaacaaacatactttcgcttttataccTAGCTTTGGCCAGCTGCTTCGtctgcgtaaatttcccacgggaacataattttttctgggacaaaaagtatcctatgttaTTCTCTGTActtcgttatttcttttcacacTCATTGAACTGccctaaaggtcaaattttaagaaatcctgaaacacgggtttcattattttttattgcatagcatttgtgccaagtttcaagtagatcagtaaatattttcattattttttatcaaactttacccccaatttttacacctttaggggtcgaattttgaaaattattttcttatctgagcactacgtaatgacctaaagc
This sequence is a window from Plodia interpunctella isolate USDA-ARS_2022_Savannah chromosome 29, ilPloInte3.2, whole genome shotgun sequence. Protein-coding genes within it:
- the LOC128682322 gene encoding PCNA-associated factor-like; translated protein: MARTKASVGAKVASGKSSKARCSVASAPSSSLASGSSDRSSKSSSGGNPVCPRETPNWQKPITNFFINKETDRRAPEPDPDEESATSSKSKPKRNIIESDEEEEPPKNKELDESIILEPLTGENSHKLDEYYPKNGEKGKGVGKKTKGKENVDSNTRKRDLEEVEEEQASKKTKIC